From the bacterium genome, the window GAATTGTAACACGATAATCAGCGTTTACTTACGCAGCTTTTTTAACTTTACCAGAACGAAGACAACGGGTGCAAACATAAATATACTTATTCTGTCCTCTTTGTACTATTACTTTAACCCGTTGCAAATTAGGAAGCCACCGCCGTTTGGTCTTAATATTAGAATGAGATACTTTATGTCCCGTACCTGGTTTTTTCCCACAAATTGTGCACTGTTTTGCCATAATGATTATGAATGATTACCTCCTATTTTAATAATACATTTTAGCATAGTTCTATTTATATACGCAAATGTCAAGTCTACCACACATATCTAATGTTAATCCATTAGATACTTCAGTGCAATATGTTAAAGGCGTTGGTCCAAAACGAGCAGAATTACTCGCGCGTATTGGCGTAGTTACCATTCGAGATTTGTTGTTTTATTTCCCACGAGATTATCAGGATCGAAGAAATATCACACCAATTGCACAGCTTGAACCAGGAAGTTTTGCAACGGTTATGGGAACCATCACTGCTGTGCAGGAGTCGAAACCTGTGAAGCGCGGAACCCGGGTCCGTCATATATTAAAAATAACTATCTCTGACCAGAGTGGATTGATGGATCTCGTCTGGTTTAATCAGCCGTATCGTAAAGATCAATTTACCATTGGTGAACACTATATTTTTAGCGGGAAAGTCAGCACGCAGACGTTAATGAAAGAAATGGTTAATCCAGAATATGAAAAACTCGATAGTATCTCTCCAATTCCCACGGCAACAAATTCGGCACAATTTATTCATACGCATCGGATTGTTCCTATATATCCATTGAGTGAACAGATTGACCAACGTTGGCTGCGAACGA encodes:
- the rpmB gene encoding 50S ribosomal protein L28, with translation MAKQCTICGKKPGTGHKVSHSNIKTKRRWLPNLQRVKVIVQRGQNKYIYVCTRCLRSGKVKKAA